The DNA region AAGCGCTTGCATGACCATAGGGGCAATAGGCGCCATCTGCACAGGTGCAACAATCACTTTAACTCCGCTGTCCTTTAACATATACAAAAGTTCATTGGGTGTATACAGTGGATTAAGAGGAACAACAAACATGCCAATTGCAAGTGCACCATGATACATTTCTAAAAAAGCATCACTATTTGGTAAAATAAGTGCAATACCATCACCCTTGCGGTACCCTGCTTCATAAAGATACCCACTAATTTTAAGAACCCGACTATATAATTCTGAGTAAGTCACTCGCTTGTCTAAATAAGAATATGCAAAATCATTGCCGTGATCACGAGCACTTGCTTTTAAATGCTCGTCTAACCGAGTAAAGTCGACCACTTGTCATTCCACCCTTCAGACATTAGCATGACTGCACGTTAAGGCTATCTACACCTGATGTAGCCTTAGCGAAACCTACACATTCTATAAGAGGTTGTTCAAAAAGAGTCAGAACTCCCCAGCGCATTGCATCGTCAGCGCCAAGAACGCTCCCTCACGTACCCAAAACGTACCCTCAGTATATTTTTGGCTCGCTTCCTTGCACTGCGCGTGTCTTACCTGCCCCCTTTTTGAACAGGCACTATAACTGACTGTCAAACTACCTTTGATTAAACACTGGATTTCTTTTTTCTATAAAAGCTTGAATTCCTTCTTTGCTATCTGCCGTTTGAAAAGCATCATCAAATCTTTTAGCCTCATTTTCCAAACCCTGTGCCAAAGTCAATTCTGCGCCTTCGTCAATGGCTTGCTTAACTAAAGAGAGCGCAGAAAGACTCCTTTGTGCGATCACACGCGCTAATTCGAGTGCTGCGTGTAATGACTGCCCTTTTGGAACAACGCGGTTAACAAGTCCAATTTGATTAGCCTTGACTGCATCAATAGGTTCACCTGTATACATCATCTCTTTTGCGCGCGCCTCACCAATCAAACGTGGCAGACGTTGTGTTCCTCCAGCTCCCGGAAAAATGCCGAGTTTTATCTCAGGAAGACCAAGCAGCGAACCTTCGTCACAAATGCGAATATCACATGTCAAAGCCATTTCAAGCCCTCCACCAAAAGTGAAACCATGCAGAGCTGCAATTGTTGGTTTCTTCATATGATCTATGAGATTCATCAGTTCATGCAATTGTTCCGCCAATGCATAGGCCATACCGACTTTACCAAGTGCAGTTGGGAACTCTTTGATATCTGCCCCAGCCATAAAGGCGCGTTCCCCTTCACCTGCTAACACGATCACACGAACATCCACATCACCTTGTAGATCGCGAAATGCTTGCAACAACCCCTCTGCAACCGCTTTACTAAGAACGTTCATAGGTGGATTTGCAATTGTTACAATGGCAATCCCAGGTTCTTTATCGATTCGCACTAATTCTGACATTAAACTTCCTCCTTTGACTGATCAGTCAATCATTTTTATTGTATCATAATCTGTCAATTAGCGTTTCCGTTTATCCACAATAAATCGCACAGCAGCTACTAAGAAAATGACAATGGCTATCCCATCAATCACCTGTTCAACTCGATGAATGTGAAATTCTGCACCTATTATACGCCCCACCTCAGCTAATAAAATAGCCATAGAAGCTAACATCCAATTTTTAATTCCCCGCTCCATCGAGGCACCTTCCCTTACTAAAATCGCGCGCGGGGTGACTACGAACTTCGTCGCAATGATCTTTCGACAAATGGACGCAACGTATCATTCTTCGCCCTTCGCCAATACTTATATATAACCCCCACATTTGGACAAGTGTAAGTATACCATTGTCTAAGTACTCATGACCATGCAGCTTTAAAGGAGGATTCCATCTGATACAGACATTTTACCACTCTCTTTTGCAAGGAGTGACCGTAGAGAGTGATGAACTCCAACATCCAAGTAACGATCATACTATATGGGTGTTTGGGTCTCATGTAAATGACAATGAACTGAATCAAATACAAACTATGTATGAATTGCATGAAACTGATATTGTGCATTGTAAACGTACCGATACAAAGCGATCCAGGTTTATTGTTCATCCTCACTACGTCGCTTTCTCGCTTTATTATTTCACAACTCCTGATATACATATAAAACCAGTACGTGTTGATTTTATATTAGGTGAACATTTTCTTTTGACATTGTGTTCTGATCACGTGTTGCACATCGATGCGATGGTCATGCGTGCCAAAGAAGAAGACATTCTAGCTTCAGGTATAGAACTTGTTCTCTATTATATCGTACAAGGCTTTATACAGTCATTTGCAGCACTCGTCACTCAGGTCATACGTAATGCAGAACATGTGTCAGATCACTTGAATCAACAAACAAACCTTTTTTTAGATATTCGTGAAACACGTCATACAGCATTTACTGTGTTACAATTATTGGCGCCTCAAGCGCGTATATTCAATATTCTCGGAACTGATAGTTTCACTTATACATCTATACAAAATAAAGCTTATTTTATAGATCTCTCTGATCGCACAGAAGAATTAATCGATGACTTAGATACAATTCGCGATAACTTATTATCCAATGTGGAAGGGTATACTTCATTACAGTCAAATGAAATGAATCGTGTAATGAAAATCCTAACAGTTGCAGCCACCATTTTCCTACCGCTTAATTTAATTGCTAGTATCTATGGAATGAATTTTAAAATTCCAGAATACGGTTGGACATATGGTTATCCTTACTCATTGTCACTCATGGCAGTAGTGGCTGGCATATCGATATTGATCATCCATCGCAAAGGATGGTTTTAGTACAAAGCTTTAGAAAGCAAAGACAAAACAGTGGTATACTAAGCATGGATTCTATAGCCCAATTGATCGATGTATATAGGAGGAATTTTTATGTCAGATGCACCAGCCCATTCCATACTTTGCCCCAAATGTGGAGGTACGTTATTTAGGGAAGAAAAAATAGTAGAACTGAATTCAAGTGTTATGGTTACACGTGGTATGTCCGTTCCATCTCAAGTCAATAAAGTGACTTACCAATATGCCTGTATAGCCTGTGGTCATATTATTGATGAGCATTTTAGCGGACATCTTAAAGTGGAATAAAATTACATAAAAACGATAGGTGATGAGTGCGTATAGCTACTGACCACCTATCGTTTTCATCCCTCTTATTTACATGTCGATAACTACCTTAACCACGTCCATGTCCGCTAGCGATTTCTGCATGCGTCTGACGCTCTTGATAGGCTCCACACATGGATCGAAATGGACAAAAGCGAGAACAAAATCCACTTGAATACTTAGCATCAAAACGCTCTTCTTCTATTTTTCTCCACGTTTGTGCAACCCACTGCTTAGCCTGATCGCGTTTTGCTTCTGTGATATCCACCCATTCGCGTTGACCCGAAACAATAAAATCAAAGTATCCACTATCAGCAGGCTTGCCATAAATGGACTCACAAGCAGCTGAATAAATAACTAATTGATACATTTTCTTTGGATTTTGAGCAGAAAATGTTTTACCCGTCTTTAAGTCAGCAACCATATACCCGTGTTTAGGCGAATAGATCACGCGATCTATAAATCCTTTAATAGGCGGAACTCCAGGTGCCATTGGCAATAAAAATTCTTGTTCGGATGCAACAACATCACTAACTTTATATCCACTAAACCGGTGAATAGCACGTATCCCATTTTTATAAAATTCTACTGCCGTTTTACGATCAGGAAATTCATCCAAAACAGCAGGAAATTGCTGATCAAATGTCGATTTTAATTCATCAAATGCTTTTTCACCGCTTGAATTAGCATGATCTTCATAAAGTGCATGAAGCAACTTTCCAAAAGTCGTATAATGCGTCGGAACCTCATCTGTCGGAGTTGCATGTGCTACATATTCATAATAAAATCGCAGTCCACATGTCTCATATAATGACAAACGACTATAAGACAAATATTCCATTCTACTGTGACACACTCCACTCTACTTTCAATCTATAACCTTTATTGATCATACCATGTTTTTTAACCGTGTAGAGTATATAGCATCACTTGTTAACATTCTGAATATCTGATCAGGGCAAACGTCCAATCACAAAGAGCTCCAGTTGCATCTAGTAATAGTGGGCCAACTGACAAGGCCATCAGGTTCATGACTCAAACATGTGGAGGGATTGTCATGTACGGTGCATTTGGAGGCTATACTCGCTGGGCAGTTGTATTTTTAATTATCTTTGTTCTCTTCTTCCTTCTGGTACCCGGTTACACTGGAGCCGCAATAAACTAGTTAGGCATGAACAAAGCAGGGAGAGCATCGATCTCCCTGCTTTGTTCAGCCACTACATCATACTCTATCTCTTAACACTTACTGTATCCACATGCCTCGCACTCATTGCATCCACCATGGCGCACAAGGCTATGTTGGTGACACTCCGGACACCAATCCCGTCCACCTTCCGCATCGCGCAAAGATCCGTGTACTGGTTCTTGCAAAGAAGTGAGAATCCCGTTCTCATCTTCAATCGTTGCGCTCATTTCCGAAAGAGACGTGTTACGTAATGGAAACGTCTCGGAGTGATCAATCAAAGATTTGGCGATTGCGTCCGGTACACTTGTAATGCGACGTTCTCCAAAGCCAACGGAGCTCTGACCACCGATACCGCTAAAATGCTTGACTAAAACAGCCTCTTTATCAGGATTCTGCGAATCCATCAAATACAAGGTAATAGCTCTCCCAAGTGCTTCATTGGCCGCGTACACATCTGATCCTGCCTTACCAATATTCACAAAAATTTCTCTTGCCAGATGCTTTTCATCATCATTAATCGTGATAAAAGCAGTCCCTAGTGGCGTTTCTTTCTTATATGTTGCACCATAAAGCACATCAGGACGCTTGCGTTTTTGATAATCTCTTTCGTCGGTATATCCAGCATTGGATAATCTCGTACCATCCATAGAAGTGGCCGCAACTTGTTGTGGCATAAGAGATTGATCATCAATACTACCATTTGCCTCAGTATTAGAAGGATCTGTTAAAGTCAATACTTGCTCAGAGCGTGATCCGTCACGATAAATGGTTATTCCTTTGCAACCAAGGTCATAAGCAAGATCATATAAGTGCTTCGTGTTTTCTACGGTATACGAATTTGGAGCATTACAGGTTTTGGAAATACTGCTGTCGATCCACGTTTGCAATGCAGCTTGCACCCGAACGTGTTCTTCAGGAGATAATTCCATGCTTGTAACGAAATAATCAGGAAGATCATGACTGCCTCCATGTTCTGCCCTGTATTTCTCCACAATGAGAGCACTCTCTTCAAACATTCCAAGCCTAGAGTTGCGGTAATAGGACCACGCATAATAAGGTTCACAGCCAGTTGAACAGCCAACCATCGTACCTGTCGTACCTGTTGGGGCAATCGTCATTGTAGTGACATTGCGAACGCCATGTTTTCGAATGGCTTCCACAACATGTGGACGATATTGCGCCATAGTTTGCATAAACCCAGATTGCAAAAATGGTTCTTCCTTGTACATAGGAAATGGTCCATTTTCTTTCGCCAATTCCACCGATTCAAGATAGCACCACTCTGCCATTAAGCCAAGCAAAATATCAATAAATCGTACTGACTCTTCTGAACCATAGCGAATTCCACAGTAGATCAATAAATCGTGTAACCCCATAATACCTAACCCAACTCGACGCTCACTTAGTTGATTGCGGCGATTATCTTCAAACGGATAGTACGTCGCATCAATAATTGCATCTTGAAAGCGTAGCCCTGTTCGCGTAATTTCCTCAAGCTCTTCCCACTTTACATGGTGCAACAAAAAATCTACTCGATCAGCGGCAAAATACTTTGCCAGCCAATGTCGAATATACGACTGTTTTTCTAGATCGTGAAACTCAACATATTCCCCTGAGTCCTCAAAGCCTGCGGCAAATTGACTTAAAACCACGGCTCCTAAATTACAAATCCCAAATGCTGGTAGACCTTGTTCACCACATGGATTAGTAGCAATGATAGGATTAAAATAGTGTGAATTAGACATCGCATTATATCGTCCTAAAAATACGACACCTGGTTCTGCTGATTGCCATGCAGAACCAATCAATTCATCCCAAAGCTTAGTGGTTTTAATCGATTCTGTTACCTGCAAAGGTTTCTCTTGACGCTCCCACTCAAAGAAGTCACCGTGAAACTCTGAACTGCACTCTAAAGGTGGATATCCTAATATCCATTCTTCATCTTTAGCCTTTGCTTCCATAAACTCTTCAGATATCCCCACGGAAATATTGGCTCCTGTGATGACTCCATCCACTTGCTTACAACGAATGAATTTTAGAATATCTGCATGCCGATCATTTAAGATAAGCATCAGTGCACCGCGACGAGATCCACCTTGCAGTGTTAACTGACAGCCTACGCTCATGATCTCACCCACGCCAACAGGTCCAAATCCTTGTCCAAATACTTGATTGCCCTTGTCGTACAACTGACCCCAAGAGTACGCACCTGAACTGCGACCATTGACTCCACGTACATAACTATAGCGTGGCCGTAAAGAAGACAACACCATAGCCACGCGTTTATGTGCTAACATAGCTTCCCACATATCAGCAAGGGTACTCGCAATCGTCCCGCGACTATCGCCTGGATTCATCACTACTCCCATTAGGTCTTGCATCATCTGTGCGCCACTTTCGACGATTTTATCATAAATCACTTGTGCTGGAAGGGTTGCTCCATAACGAATTGGGAGATCGGCCTCTGTCCACGCCTGCAAATCACCTTGCCACTGCTCATCGTACTCAGGTGCCGTGGTGTCCGGAAATACGAATGTCCACATCTCACCATGTTCAACAGCACGCAAAAATGCAGTAGACACATGCACGACTTTTGTACTGTTTGGATAATCTTGCATAAGAAACTCCAAAAGATCCTCATGCCATGTATCAAGGACAAGTAGCAACTCCGATTTACGTGAGCGTTCTTCTACAGGTGACACCCATCCCTCAGGTGGTACTTGGCTTAGGTTCATCCCGACTCCACCAGAACGCGCCTGAATTTCTAGTGTTTGTCCGAAAGAACGCGCATAATCACGAACAGTTGAACCTACATTGGGAATCACAAAACAATTATAACTAGTTGTTTGTATACCAGTTCCCATGGAAGCATTAATACGTCCTCCAGGTACGTATCTCCATTGGCTCTGTAACTCATAAAACTTATCTTCATATAGTTTAGGTGACTTTGTAGCTTTAGCGACAGCATGTGCAATTCGTCGCCACATCTGACGAGGGGCCACTTCTTGTAGAACATCCACATGATCAAATGATAATTCTGTTTCATACCCATCACGCACTTGTACCGTTACTGAACGATTGCCTTGATCGACATCAATAACGCGAGCAAGTTCATGATATGCGCGTTTGCGATCTAGTACTGCCACCACAAGACTTCCGACTTGTAGCGTCTCTTTCTTAGCGTCTTTTAGCAAGTAACGATCGGCGACAATGCGCTCTCCTGTTACTCCTAATTGATCTTCCTCAGTAAACGGCAATATTTGTTTGATATCTGGCATTTCGTTACATCCTCCTCCAACTACTCTCCTGATCAAGTTTCATCCACATCATGGATGAATGACTTAATCTTGCGTGTTCTCTTGATTTGCTTGTTGATGCAATAACTGCAATATCTCTTTGGCAAACGTCTCTACATCGCGAAATTCGCGATATACGCTTGCAAATCTAACATAGGCTACCCCATCAAAAGAGCGCAATCGTTGCATGACCTTTACACCTATTTCTGCAGATGGTACTTCTCGCTCGTACTCAGCCCGTAATTCTCGCTCTATCTCATCGACTACTTCTTCTATTTGCACAAAAGAAATCGGTCTTTTTTCACATGCTCGTACAATACCCCGACGAATCTTTTCACGATCAAATTCTTCTCGTGTGCGATCCTTTTTCACTACCATCAAGGGCCCTAACTCAACCCTTTCATAGGTTGTAAACCGCCGCTGACAAGCGATACACTCTCGTCTTCGCCGAACGGTGTATTGATCATCATTTGCACGGGATTCAATAACTCGAGAATCTAATGCTTGACAAAACGGGCAACGCATGCCTCCACCCCATGACTATATGTAGTGTAATAGACTCGGCATTTAAGATTATATGCACTATATATAGAAAAAGCAAGAGATAAAAAATAGATTGCTAGATAAGTAAATCACCTATACTAGCAATCTTTTGATCCGCTGTTGCGGTTACTGTAGATTGAATGCCTGACTTTACCCAAATGGTTTGCGCGCCAGCTAAAACAGCAGATGCTATGTCCGTTTCTGGGTTATCACCAATAACAACAACATCTGCTGGAAGTGCACCCAATCGATCACATGCAGACACTACAAATGCAGGATTTGGTTTACCAATAATATATGCACTAGACTTGGTTGCCCGCTCAAGAAATGCAAGGATCGCTCCTGCACCCGGGAGCACACCTGATTCTGTAGGTAGTGCATGATCAGAATTCGTTCCAATAAATACTGCACCTCTTATTACATGTGTCATCGCGTTGCTCAATTGAAGATAATCTACCTGTCGATCAAGACCAGACACAACCGCATCCACGTAATCTGATGTACCTTCTACGATGTGAATCCCAGCTTGTTGTAAAACTTGCTTCAATCCGATTTCGCCAATCACATAGACAGTCGGGGTTTTAGACACATGCTCTATGAGCCACTCTGCAGTCGCTGTACCACTTGTATAGACATGGTTTACATCGCCTGGAAATCCCTGCTCATGTAGTAATTGAATGACCATGTCTGGTGTTCTTGTCGAATTATTGGTCCAATAGAGATATGGAATGTGCAATTTCTCCACTTCCCACATAAATTCCACTGCTCCGTTAATGGGGCTGCTCCCTTTAATGAGAGTTCCATCTAGATCTAACAATAAACCCTTCGCATGACGCCATCCCATCACTCTACATCCTGTGCAGGTGCCGAAAAATCAACAGTTGGCTCTGCAATCGCTAGTCGAGCATTCACTACCCGGGCCATAACAAACAATAAATCAGAAAGTCGATTGACATACTTTCTTATCTCGTGATTAGCTGCTTGTTCACGAAGGAGTGTCACACACATGCGCTCTGCGCGTCGAACAACAGTTCGCGCATGATGGAGCTCACTTGCTGCAATGTGACCGCCAGGTAGGATAAATTGATGAAGCGGGGCTAATTCTCCTTCCAAGCGGTCGATCACTCGCTCTAATAATGCCACATGCTCTGCTGTAACATGTGGTTGATCATCCTTATCTTCAGGCGTAGCTAAATCACGCCCTACATCAAATAAATCGCGCTGTATGCGCAAAAGAATCTTTTGCAAGTCATGTAACTGATGTGCGTAAGGCACCATTTGAGCATGCACAACACCTAAGATGGAGTTTGCTTCATCAACTGTCCCATATACTTCCACTCGTAAGTCGTCTTTAGCAACTCGTCTACCGTAAATTAAACTAGTTTGTCCCTCGTCGCCTGTTTTCGTGTATATTTTCATTATAGATCTCTAACCCCTTATCTTAAACTTGAAAGGATGACGTACCTTGGAACAGTGGTCGATTGATCGTATTCCGGTGAGCACGAATGATCATTTGTTAGAACACGAAGCAAATGCTTATCTGCTAACTCATAACTGTGAAGATGCTTTGTTGATAGATGCCGGATATGCTGACTCGACGCAGACCATCTTGCAACAAATCGAAAGACGACGTGCAAAACTGCATGGTATCTATCTCACCCACTACCATCCTGATCATAGCCTGGGTGCAGCATACCTAGCAAGGCTTACAAATTGCCCAATATATTGTCATCCGTTAGAATACAGACCATTACTAGAACTCTATGCAAGTCGCTCCATCGAAATCAAAAACATTCACATTATGCCTTCATTGGTGAATGGCAGTACAGTAACACATTACAACCAATCTCTTGACGTCATCCATACCCCAGGACATACCCATGGTCATATCGCTTTACACGATAAAACTTCAGGAATCATGTTTACAGGTGATACAGTTATACCTCAAGGAACTGTTT from Sulfoacidibacillus ferrooxidans includes:
- a CDS encoding enoyl-CoA hydratase/isomerase family protein — protein: MSELVRIDKEPGIAIVTIANPPMNVLSKAVAEGLLQAFRDLQGDVDVRVIVLAGEGERAFMAGADIKEFPTALGKVGMAYALAEQLHELMNLIDHMKKPTIAALHGFTFGGGLEMALTCDIRICDEGSLLGLPEIKLGIFPGAGGTQRLPRLIGEARAKEMMYTGEPIDAVKANQIGLVNRVVPKGQSLHAALELARVIAQRSLSALSLVKQAIDEGAELTLAQGLENEAKRFDDAFQTADSKEGIQAFIEKRNPVFNQR
- a CDS encoding HAD-IIA family hydrolase; its protein translation is MGWRHAKGLLLDLDGTLIKGSSPINGAVEFMWEVEKLHIPYLYWTNNSTRTPDMVIQLLHEQGFPGDVNHVYTSGTATAEWLIEHVSKTPTVYVIGEIGLKQVLQQAGIHIVEGTSDYVDAVVSGLDRQVDYLQLSNAMTHVIRGAVFIGTNSDHALPTESGVLPGAGAILAFLERATKSSAYIIGKPNPAFVVSACDRLGALPADVVVIGDNPETDIASAVLAGAQTIWVKSGIQSTVTATADQKIASIGDLLI
- a CDS encoding adenosylcobalamin-dependent ribonucleoside-diphosphate reductase, translating into MPDIKQILPFTEEDQLGVTGERIVADRYLLKDAKKETLQVGSLVVAVLDRKRAYHELARVIDVDQGNRSVTVQVRDGYETELSFDHVDVLQEVAPRQMWRRIAHAVAKATKSPKLYEDKFYELQSQWRYVPGGRINASMGTGIQTTSYNCFVIPNVGSTVRDYARSFGQTLEIQARSGGVGMNLSQVPPEGWVSPVEERSRKSELLLVLDTWHEDLLEFLMQDYPNSTKVVHVSTAFLRAVEHGEMWTFVFPDTTAPEYDEQWQGDLQAWTEADLPIRYGATLPAQVIYDKIVESGAQMMQDLMGVVMNPGDSRGTIASTLADMWEAMLAHKRVAMVLSSLRPRYSYVRGVNGRSSGAYSWGQLYDKGNQVFGQGFGPVGVGEIMSVGCQLTLQGGSRRGALMLILNDRHADILKFIRCKQVDGVITGANISVGISEEFMEAKAKDEEWILGYPPLECSSEFHGDFFEWERQEKPLQVTESIKTTKLWDELIGSAWQSAEPGVVFLGRYNAMSNSHYFNPIIATNPCGEQGLPAFGICNLGAVVLSQFAAGFEDSGEYVEFHDLEKQSYIRHWLAKYFAADRVDFLLHHVKWEELEEITRTGLRFQDAIIDATYYPFEDNRRNQLSERRVGLGIMGLHDLLIYCGIRYGSEESVRFIDILLGLMAEWCYLESVELAKENGPFPMYKEEPFLQSGFMQTMAQYRPHVVEAIRKHGVRNVTTMTIAPTGTTGTMVGCSTGCEPYYAWSYYRNSRLGMFEESALIVEKYRAEHGGSHDLPDYFVTSMELSPEEHVRVQAALQTWIDSSISKTCNAPNSYTVENTKHLYDLAYDLGCKGITIYRDGSRSEQVLTLTDPSNTEANGSIDDQSLMPQQVAATSMDGTRLSNAGYTDERDYQKRKRPDVLYGATYKKETPLGTAFITINDDEKHLAREIFVNIGKAGSDVYAANEALGRAITLYLMDSQNPDKEAVLVKHFSGIGGQSSVGFGERRITSVPDAIAKSLIDHSETFPLRNTSLSEMSATIEDENGILTSLQEPVHGSLRDAEGGRDWCPECHQHSLVRHGGCNECEACGYSKC
- the nrdR gene encoding transcriptional regulator NrdR → MRCPFCQALDSRVIESRANDDQYTVRRRRECIACQRRFTTYERVELGPLMVVKKDRTREEFDREKIRRGIVRACEKRPISFVQIEEVVDEIERELRAEYEREVPSAEIGVKVMQRLRSFDGVAYVRFASVYREFRDVETFAKEILQLLHQQANQENTQD
- a CDS encoding RecB family exonuclease, encoding MEYLSYSRLSLYETCGLRFYYEYVAHATPTDEVPTHYTTFGKLLHALYEDHANSSGEKAFDELKSTFDQQFPAVLDEFPDRKTAVEFYKNGIRAIHRFSGYKVSDVVASEQEFLLPMAPGVPPIKGFIDRVIYSPKHGYMVADLKTGKTFSAQNPKKMYQLVIYSAACESIYGKPADSGYFDFIVSGQREWVDITEAKRDQAKQWVAQTWRKIEEERFDAKYSSGFCSRFCPFRSMCGAYQERQTHAEIASGHGRG
- a CDS encoding MBL fold metallo-hydrolase, which encodes MEQWSIDRIPVSTNDHLLEHEANAYLLTHNCEDALLIDAGYADSTQTILQQIERRRAKLHGIYLTHYHPDHSLGAAYLARLTNCPIYCHPLEYRPLLELYASRSIEIKNIHIMPSLVNGSTVTHYNQSLDVIHTPGHTHGHIALHDKTSGIMFTGDTVIPQGTVWIGPPDGHLRDYLQSLDQLIARKPSTVYPGHGVVTDQPDALMTAMKARRLMREHQIITLLQSSPKTLEQLTQEIYKESVPTEMSWVALKTVQGHLQKIREDMIISVTVDPVANQISYYIESTTSVK
- a CDS encoding magnesium transporter CorA family protein, which codes for MFGSHVNDNELNQIQTMYELHETDIVHCKRTDTKRSRFIVHPHYVAFSLYYFTTPDIHIKPVRVDFILGEHFLLTLCSDHVLHIDAMVMRAKEEDILASGIELVLYYIVQGFIQSFAALVTQVIRNAEHVSDHLNQQTNLFLDIRETRHTAFTVLQLLAPQARIFNILGTDSFTYTSIQNKAYFIDLSDRTEELIDDLDTIRDNLLSNVEGYTSLQSNEMNRVMKILTVAATIFLPLNLIASIYGMNFKIPEYGWTYGYPYSLSLMAVVAGISILIIHRKGWF
- a CDS encoding cob(I)yrinic acid a,c-diamide adenosyltransferase, with the protein product MKIYTKTGDEGQTSLIYGRRVAKDDLRVEVYGTVDEANSILGVVHAQMVPYAHQLHDLQKILLRIQRDLFDVGRDLATPEDKDDQPHVTAEHVALLERVIDRLEGELAPLHQFILPGGHIAASELHHARTVVRRAERMCVTLLREQAANHEIRKYVNRLSDLLFVMARVVNARLAIAEPTVDFSAPAQDVE